Proteins from a single region of Dyadobacter fanqingshengii:
- a CDS encoding cbb3-type cytochrome c oxidase subunit II, which produces MDFFYNHTKLFGAAFLLFLVLTVFVALVPAINNEKKNAPLPGFEPLSDDAVEGKALFVANGCVACHTQQVRNVDMDRMWGQRPSVAADYAAIGRTDFWRNTATLMGTERTGPDLTSIGTRQPSKEWNLVHLFNPRIVVKESIMPAYPWLFEVKKEPSREDVIVIVPEIYLKEPGTLVARKDALKLVAYLQSLKQIELPGGATTAFLYKKETKPSAEEPNASVSMDGPALYATHCQACHQPTGEGLKGAFPALTGSPIVLNDNPEIMLNIVVNGYDAREEFGVMPAIGKNARLTPDEIAAIMNHERTSWGNNARKVTVQEIGKLMDAIRQLPVQ; this is translated from the coding sequence ATGGATTTTTTTTATAACCATACTAAATTATTTGGTGCAGCCTTTTTGTTGTTTTTGGTTTTAACGGTCTTTGTTGCACTCGTACCGGCCATCAACAATGAGAAAAAAAATGCACCACTTCCCGGCTTTGAGCCACTGAGCGATGATGCTGTGGAAGGGAAAGCGCTTTTTGTGGCCAATGGCTGCGTGGCTTGTCATACCCAACAGGTCAGGAATGTGGATATGGATAGAATGTGGGGACAAAGACCAAGTGTGGCCGCTGATTATGCCGCCATTGGAAGGACGGATTTTTGGCGCAACACGGCTACGTTGATGGGAACGGAACGTACCGGCCCGGACCTTACGTCTATTGGGACACGTCAGCCGAGCAAGGAATGGAACCTTGTCCATTTATTTAATCCGCGCATCGTAGTGAAGGAATCCATCATGCCAGCTTATCCCTGGCTTTTTGAAGTAAAAAAAGAACCTTCCCGGGAAGACGTGATTGTGATCGTGCCGGAGATATACTTGAAAGAGCCAGGAACCTTAGTTGCAAGAAAAGATGCGTTAAAGCTCGTGGCTTATCTGCAATCGCTGAAACAAATCGAATTGCCGGGTGGCGCCACAACTGCATTTTTATACAAGAAAGAAACAAAACCAAGTGCAGAAGAGCCGAATGCCAGCGTAAGCATGGACGGTCCTGCTCTATATGCAACGCATTGCCAGGCTTGTCACCAGCCGACCGGAGAAGGACTTAAAGGTGCTTTTCCTGCATTGACAGGCAGTCCGATTGTTCTGAACGACAATCCCGAAATCATGTTGAACATTGTCGTCAACGGGTACGATGCCCGGGAAGAGTTCGGTGTGATGCCTGCGATTGGAAAAAATGCAAGACTAACGCCCGACGAAATCGCGGCCATCATGAACCACGAACGAACTTCCTGGGGCAACAATGCCAGGAAAGTTACTGTGCAGGAAATCGGCAAGCTCATGGATGCGATCAGACAACTGCCGGTTCAATAA
- a CDS encoding sigma-54-dependent transcriptional regulator, producing MFTRINNMGLKVLIVEDQFIEANDLQLILKSAGHSVCGIAKSVAAALEFLQTNKPDIVLLDIFLKGPKTGIDLAPSLTSENIPFIFISANSDPSTFDAAKATRPDGFLIKPFRKLDILVALDIAIYRHQYANEHALHQDQWRKNSNTLPGQTEALAEFKQIIGRSPRLLQVLDLVSQVAPLDTSVLILGETGVGKEGIAKAIHQLSKRKNKPLIKVNCGAIPPSLIESELFGHEKGAFSGASDRRIGKFEQAQGGTIFLDEIGEMPLETQTKLLRVIQEKELERIGGRTTIKLDIRFITATNRNLYKEVAAGKFRIDLYYRINVFTITLAPLRERKEDIPSLVDYFLKKHAKLSYNQPKRVSPQALEKLLAYSWPGNIRELENVIERHIIITPFGTISSIDLPEDETAENQKMGDVSKTKSPAGHEKQSILAALNKSNGKVSGKGGAAEILNLPAATLASKMKKLGISWSFVSG from the coding sequence ATGTTCACGAGAATAAATAACATGGGCCTGAAAGTATTGATAGTAGAGGACCAATTCATTGAAGCAAATGACCTTCAGCTGATTTTGAAAAGCGCCGGTCATTCTGTTTGTGGCATTGCAAAATCCGTGGCAGCAGCCCTTGAGTTTCTGCAAACAAACAAGCCTGATATTGTTTTGCTGGATATATTCCTGAAAGGACCTAAGACGGGTATTGACCTCGCACCGAGCCTCACTTCGGAAAACATCCCGTTCATTTTTATTTCCGCCAATTCAGACCCATCGACATTCGACGCTGCCAAAGCAACTCGGCCTGACGGCTTCTTGATCAAGCCATTCAGGAAACTGGATATCCTGGTGGCACTGGATATTGCCATTTACCGGCATCAATATGCGAATGAGCATGCCCTTCACCAGGATCAATGGCGGAAAAACAGTAACACTTTGCCGGGACAAACGGAAGCCCTTGCAGAATTTAAGCAGATCATCGGCCGCAGTCCTAGATTGCTGCAGGTTCTGGACCTGGTCAGTCAGGTAGCGCCATTGGATACCTCCGTGCTGATCCTGGGGGAGACTGGGGTTGGCAAAGAGGGCATCGCGAAGGCGATTCACCAACTTTCAAAAAGAAAAAACAAGCCGCTCATCAAAGTCAACTGCGGGGCAATCCCGCCCAGCCTGATTGAATCCGAGCTATTCGGGCATGAAAAGGGCGCATTTTCCGGTGCTTCCGACAGGCGGATAGGAAAATTTGAGCAGGCGCAGGGCGGGACGATTTTTCTGGATGAAATCGGTGAAATGCCTTTGGAAACACAAACCAAACTGCTCCGGGTAATCCAGGAAAAAGAATTGGAACGGATTGGTGGCAGAACCACGATCAAGCTTGATATTCGGTTCATTACGGCGACAAACCGTAATCTGTACAAAGAAGTAGCAGCAGGAAAGTTTCGGATCGATCTGTATTACAGGATCAATGTCTTTACGATCACGCTTGCACCCTTGCGCGAGCGGAAAGAAGATATTCCAAGTCTGGTCGACTATTTTCTGAAAAAACATGCTAAACTATCTTACAACCAGCCCAAGAGGGTGAGCCCTCAGGCGCTCGAAAAGCTGCTCGCCTATTCCTGGCCGGGAAATATCAGGGAGCTTGAAAATGTCATTGAGCGACATATCATTATCACCCCATTCGGTACAATCTCATCCATCGACCTTCCGGAAGACGAAACAGCTGAGAATCAAAAAATGGGTGATGTTTCGAAGACCAAATCCCCCGCAGGGCATGAAAAACAATCCATTCTGGCAGCGCTAAACAAAAGCAATGGAAAGGTTTCCGGCAAAGGGGGAGCGGCAGAGATTCTGAACTTGCCCGCTGCGACACTGGCTTCAAAAATGAAAAAATTGGGGATCAGCTGGAGTTTTGTTTCCGGATAA
- a CDS encoding cbb3-type cytochrome c oxidase subunit I, which translates to MKLSQIHRPGLLLVPGILLNSGVQAQVFIDDTSILDIVSLIVLAIAVCVLLLAFLTKELIIQFRKTQKPKGSSDFDQYIKKLNSSEIDVVLKNIKRKKGQLLKEKTLRLVPLLLCFGLNTVSAQTPAASGPLIGHTGIIITIVLIGIPVVGGIFLLFFKILNALKRYGSAQAIAEAQQFKAYLENMENENLETSLRKRKAQLDYRLTNSELAGLLSPEDERGLITHVAQNAALPFVARKKSAQIRPKVNLELSRLIQWYIGCAACWLVFGTTVGEYVGIKFVAPDVDQVSWLSFGRLRPVHTNAVFWGWASLAMLGLGHYVVPRVSNTQLFDTNLGWYALVLINLSVFAGTLCLMAGINNGGGEYREYIWPVMLPFAIGLVLTLYNFLKTIANRTTKEIYISNWYIVASIIFAITITVVAYLPFWQNGLGETIVQGYYMHQGVGMWFMLFTLGVVYYFLPQQLNKPIYSYSLGILAFWTQILFYTTIGTHHFVFSSIAWWLQTVAIVGSAGMIIPVVAGTTNFVMTFKNAWFKVPDSYTLPFFLTGIVFYFTGSLQGTAEAFRSTNLMWHFTDFTVAHSHLTMYGIICFFLWAGIYAVVPRLTGLEPPQITVGAHFWLALIGLLFYTIPLMYGSTLRGLMWMEERPFIDSVVFMAPFWLWRAIGGSLMWLSHLFFAYNMYRMIVQSDIIDMHETIFKPLPQEHNA; encoded by the coding sequence ATGAAATTATCTCAAATCCACAGACCAGGCTTGCTGCTCGTACCCGGTATCTTGCTAAATAGCGGAGTTCAGGCTCAGGTTTTTATCGACGATACATCCATTCTTGACATTGTCTCTCTGATCGTACTGGCTATTGCTGTATGTGTGTTGCTGCTGGCGTTCCTGACCAAAGAACTGATTATTCAGTTCAGAAAAACGCAGAAACCTAAGGGTTCTTCCGATTTCGATCAATATATCAAAAAGCTGAATAGCAGCGAGATAGATGTTGTTTTAAAAAATATTAAAAGGAAGAAAGGGCAATTGCTCAAAGAGAAGACGCTGCGACTGGTGCCGCTTTTATTATGTTTTGGTTTAAATACCGTTTCCGCGCAGACACCAGCTGCCTCGGGGCCGTTAATCGGTCATACCGGGATTATAATCACCATTGTCCTGATTGGTATCCCTGTTGTCGGCGGAATATTTCTGTTATTTTTTAAGATTTTGAACGCATTAAAAAGATATGGGAGTGCCCAGGCTATTGCCGAAGCACAACAGTTTAAAGCCTATCTTGAAAACATGGAGAATGAAAACCTGGAAACCAGTTTGCGTAAGCGGAAAGCGCAACTGGATTACCGGCTGACCAATTCGGAACTGGCTGGTTTGCTTTCCCCCGAAGATGAAAGAGGTCTCATCACCCATGTAGCCCAGAATGCCGCCTTACCTTTTGTTGCCCGTAAAAAAAGTGCACAAATACGTCCCAAAGTAAACCTTGAATTATCACGGCTCATTCAATGGTACATCGGATGTGCTGCGTGCTGGCTTGTTTTCGGTACTACGGTAGGGGAATATGTCGGGATCAAATTTGTAGCGCCTGATGTGGATCAGGTCAGCTGGTTGAGTTTTGGAAGACTTCGCCCTGTACATACCAATGCAGTATTCTGGGGCTGGGCCTCTTTGGCCATGCTGGGACTGGGGCATTATGTCGTCCCAAGGGTTAGCAATACGCAGCTTTTTGATACTAATCTGGGTTGGTATGCGCTGGTTCTGATCAATTTGTCGGTGTTTGCCGGCACATTGTGTTTGATGGCCGGTATTAATAATGGCGGCGGGGAGTATCGGGAATATATCTGGCCGGTGATGCTGCCTTTTGCCATTGGCCTGGTGCTCACGCTATACAATTTCCTCAAAACCATTGCCAACCGGACTACCAAAGAAATCTATATTTCAAACTGGTACATCGTGGCTTCCATCATTTTCGCAATCACGATCACAGTTGTCGCTTACTTACCATTTTGGCAAAATGGGCTAGGTGAGACCATCGTTCAAGGTTACTATATGCATCAGGGCGTGGGTATGTGGTTTATGCTTTTTACATTGGGCGTTGTATACTATTTTCTGCCTCAGCAGCTCAATAAACCCATTTATTCATATAGTTTGGGCATATTGGCATTCTGGACGCAGATATTATTTTATACGACCATTGGCACACACCATTTCGTTTTCAGTTCCATTGCGTGGTGGCTGCAAACCGTCGCCATTGTCGGCAGCGCAGGTATGATTATTCCGGTGGTGGCCGGCACGACCAATTTTGTGATGACCTTTAAAAACGCCTGGTTCAAAGTACCGGACAGCTACACGCTGCCATTTTTCCTGACCGGCATTGTATTTTACTTTACAGGTTCATTGCAGGGTACGGCGGAAGCATTCCGGTCGACCAACTTAATGTGGCATTTTACCGATTTCACCGTCGCACATTCGCACCTAACGATGTATGGTATCATTTGCTTTTTTCTTTGGGCCGGTATTTATGCAGTGGTGCCGCGGTTGACGGGCCTCGAACCTCCGCAAATAACAGTGGGGGCGCATTTCTGGCTCGCGTTGATCGGGCTTTTGTTTTACACGATACCACTGATGTACGGGAGTACACTTCGCGGACTGATGTGGATGGAGGAAAGACCTTTTATCGACAGCGTCGTTTTCATGGCGCCGTTTTGGCTATGGCGGGCCATCGGCGGCAGCCTGATGTGGCTCTCTCACTTGTTTTTTGCTTACAATATGTATCGTATGATTGTCCAGAGTGACATAATCGACATGCACGAAACGATATTTAAACCCCTGCCCCAGGAGCATAATGCCTGA
- a CDS encoding efflux RND transporter permease subunit codes for MIKKLIDRPVLATVISVILVILGLLGLKSLPLQQFPDIAPPAVRVNAVYPGANAETVLRSVAPAIEESINGVEGMTYMSSTASNDGSLAITVYFKLGTDPDQAAVNVQNRVAQATSKLPAEVIQQGINTAKQQNSLIMVLNVYSENGKSYDQTFLANYAQINLIPAIKRIPGVGQTFILGSNQDYSMRVWLNPTQMATYHLTPGDVNAAIQDKSLESAPGKFGESSEESFEYVIKYKGKLNKPEDYENIAIRANADGSVLRLKDVARIEFGSYSYGSKSRVKGLTALPIGIFQLPGSNSSEIQIAVKAFLEKASLDFPRDVRYMVIYNTKDSLDQSIAQVEHTLLEAFVLVFIVVFLFLQDFRSTLIPAIAVPVAILGTFFFMSFFGFTINLLTLFALILAIGIVVDDAIVVVEAVHAKMQYGHLPPKEATVSAMSEITGAIISITLVMAAVFLPVGFLEGSTGVFYRQFAFTLAIAIVISAVNALTLSPALAALFLKTSHQQTNETVRKVTIKEKFFAGFNSGFDKLTSRYTSGLDYLMRYKWASMGGLLLVVAATMWMVNQTPSGFIPAEDQGFIAISLSMPAGASLDRTDKVMAEAEKLLSSVEATKEVLVVGGFNFLTLSISPSAGISFVLLKPTDERGNVKDINAIVDTVRQKLAAIKGADFFVFTFPTVPGFSNVDGLDLVLQDKTGGRLDKFSGISRQFIGELMKQPEIGVAFTTFRADYPQFEMEIDNMKAEQLSVGTKDILATMQGYFGSAQASDFNRFGKYYRVMVQADKKDRAELTSMDGILVKNKLGNMVPLNTLVRFKRVYGSETTSRYNLFNSISVTAIPKPGQSSGDAIKAIQKVASEQLPAGYSFEFSGQTREEIASGGQSAVIFGLSLLFIYFLLSAQYESYILPLAVILSIPTGVLGVFVSIGLAGIENNIYVQVALIMLIGLLAKNAILIVEFAVQRRHAGLSLKTSAMEAARLRIRPIVMTSIAFVAGLIPMMSASGPSAQGNHSISIGAAGGMLSGVIFGLLIIPVLFVVFQALQEKISGKPVSVIDGSADQFELSAV; via the coding sequence ATGATCAAAAAACTGATAGACCGGCCTGTACTTGCTACTGTCATTTCGGTGATCCTGGTTATTCTTGGATTACTCGGACTCAAAAGCCTGCCGCTTCAGCAATTCCCTGATATCGCACCGCCCGCAGTTCGCGTTAACGCGGTTTATCCGGGCGCCAATGCAGAGACCGTATTAAGATCAGTTGCCCCTGCGATTGAAGAATCCATCAATGGCGTCGAAGGAATGACCTATATGAGCTCGACGGCCAGCAATGATGGCTCGCTCGCCATCACCGTTTATTTCAAGCTGGGAACGGACCCTGATCAGGCGGCTGTGAATGTGCAAAACCGGGTAGCGCAGGCGACCAGCAAATTACCGGCAGAAGTGATTCAGCAAGGCATTAACACAGCCAAGCAGCAAAACAGCCTGATCATGGTGCTCAACGTGTATTCCGAAAACGGTAAATCCTACGACCAGACCTTCCTGGCCAACTATGCGCAGATCAACCTGATACCGGCCATTAAACGGATACCGGGCGTGGGTCAAACATTTATACTCGGTTCTAATCAGGATTATTCCATGCGGGTATGGCTGAATCCGACTCAAATGGCCACCTATCATCTGACGCCAGGCGATGTCAATGCGGCTATTCAGGACAAAAGCCTGGAATCGGCCCCGGGCAAGTTCGGCGAAAGCAGCGAGGAGTCTTTCGAGTATGTGATCAAATACAAAGGCAAGCTGAACAAGCCGGAAGATTACGAAAACATTGCAATTCGCGCCAATGCCGACGGCTCCGTGCTCAGACTGAAAGATGTCGCCAGAATAGAATTCGGCTCATACTCCTATGGCAGCAAATCACGCGTCAAAGGCCTTACAGCGCTCCCGATCGGCATATTTCAGCTGCCGGGCTCCAATTCCAGTGAGATCCAGATTGCAGTCAAAGCCTTTTTGGAAAAGGCTTCACTGGATTTCCCCAGAGATGTCAGATACATGGTCATTTATAACACCAAGGATTCTTTGGACCAATCCATTGCGCAAGTGGAGCATACCTTGCTGGAAGCTTTTGTACTCGTCTTCATTGTTGTTTTCCTTTTTCTTCAGGACTTTCGGTCCACACTCATACCTGCCATTGCAGTGCCCGTCGCCATTCTGGGAACGTTCTTTTTTATGTCCTTTTTTGGGTTTACCATCAATCTGCTCACCTTGTTTGCATTGATTCTCGCCATTGGAATTGTCGTTGATGACGCGATTGTGGTCGTCGAAGCCGTGCATGCCAAAATGCAATATGGACATCTGCCACCCAAAGAAGCAACCGTTTCGGCCATGAGCGAAATTACCGGCGCGATTATCTCCATCACGCTTGTGATGGCAGCCGTATTTTTGCCTGTCGGTTTTCTGGAAGGCTCCACAGGCGTTTTTTACCGGCAGTTTGCATTTACGCTGGCGATCGCGATCGTTATTTCCGCAGTGAATGCATTAACGCTCAGTCCCGCGCTGGCTGCTCTCTTTCTTAAAACCAGTCATCAGCAAACCAATGAAACAGTCAGGAAGGTAACAATCAAGGAAAAGTTTTTTGCGGGATTTAACTCCGGTTTCGACAAACTTACTTCCAGGTATACCTCGGGTCTGGATTACCTGATGCGATACAAATGGGCAAGTATGGGCGGACTTTTGCTGGTGGTCGCGGCGACTATGTGGATGGTTAACCAGACACCCTCGGGCTTCATTCCCGCAGAAGATCAGGGGTTTATTGCGATATCGCTCTCCATGCCAGCCGGTGCTTCATTGGACAGGACCGATAAAGTAATGGCCGAAGCTGAGAAATTATTGTCATCTGTCGAAGCGACTAAGGAGGTACTGGTTGTAGGCGGATTCAATTTTCTGACTTTATCCATTAGTCCTTCGGCGGGGATCTCTTTTGTACTTTTGAAACCAACCGATGAGCGGGGAAACGTCAAAGACATCAACGCCATTGTCGATACCGTCCGTCAAAAATTAGCTGCCATCAAAGGGGCCGATTTCTTTGTGTTCACCTTTCCAACGGTACCCGGTTTCAGCAACGTGGATGGTCTTGACCTCGTCCTGCAGGACAAGACGGGCGGCAGGCTCGACAAATTCAGCGGCATCAGCAGGCAATTCATCGGCGAGTTGATGAAACAGCCCGAAATCGGTGTAGCATTTACCACTTTCCGTGCCGACTACCCTCAGTTTGAAATGGAAATCGACAATATGAAAGCGGAACAACTGAGTGTCGGTACCAAAGATATCCTGGCTACGATGCAGGGTTATTTTGGGAGTGCACAGGCTTCGGATTTCAATCGTTTTGGTAAGTATTACCGCGTGATGGTCCAGGCAGACAAAAAAGACCGGGCGGAGCTCACTTCCATGGATGGGATACTGGTCAAAAACAAGCTGGGAAATATGGTTCCGCTCAATACATTGGTCAGGTTTAAAAGGGTTTACGGCTCCGAAACCACTTCGCGGTATAACCTGTTCAATTCCATTAGTGTAACAGCTATTCCCAAGCCCGGGCAAAGTTCGGGCGACGCCATTAAAGCCATTCAGAAAGTAGCGTCTGAGCAATTGCCTGCCGGTTATTCCTTCGAATTTTCGGGCCAAACCCGAGAGGAAATCGCGTCCGGAGGGCAGTCGGCCGTTATCTTTGGTTTAAGCCTGCTGTTTATATATTTCCTGCTCTCCGCCCAATACGAAAGTTATATTCTTCCTCTGGCCGTCATTCTTTCCATTCCGACCGGCGTCCTCGGCGTATTTGTATCCATTGGGCTGGCTGGCATTGAAAACAACATTTATGTGCAGGTAGCACTGATCATGCTGATTGGTTTATTGGCCAAAAACGCCATCCTGATCGTAGAGTTTGCCGTCCAGCGCAGGCATGCCGGTTTGTCTTTGAAAACTTCCGCCATGGAAGCAGCACGGCTCCGCATCAGGCCGATTGTGATGACCTCCATTGCGTTTGTGGCCGGATTAATTCCGATGATGTCGGCAAGCGGCCCCTCCGCCCAGGGTAACCATTCGATCAGCATTGGAGCAGCAGGCGGAATGCTATCTGGTGTAATTTTCGGGCTTTTGATTATCCCGGTACTGTTTGTCGTTTTCCAGGCTTTGCAGGAGAAAATTTCCGGAAAGCCGGTAAGTGTCATTGATGGGTCTGCAGATCAATTTGAATTAAGCGCTGTATAA
- a CDS encoding TolC family protein, translated as MKRSITTLLFLIVLVASSCRISRDTPKTTAVLPDHFHDQPDDTTSIADLPWDAFFIDTTLQKLIGSAIEKNYDMQIALKNIEAAQLISAQVRHNYLPQASLQISANSARPSDNSLNGLSLDKFLGTSHIEDYGAVLNLSWEADIWGKIRNQQKAALAGYLQSKEARNAVQTYIVSSVTKGFYNLLMLDAQLSIARKNVTLNDSTLEMITLQFNAGQVSSLAVQQAQAQQQLATQLIPQFEQAIHIQENALKILAGELPGRIDRYQAFDQLALPEKLSAGIPSQMISRRPDVKSRELELVTASANIGITKANMYPALRITASGGVNSFLASNWFNIPASLFGVIAGGVVQPVFQQKRLRTQYEVAQVEQRRAVAEFRKSVLDAIGETSDALVRIDKLKEQENIAQLRSQNLRQATQNARMLFQNGMATYLEVITAQGNVLQSELSLTSIKRDQFHAVTDLYTALGGGWK; from the coding sequence ATGAAAAGAAGCATCACAACCCTCCTGTTTCTGATCGTGCTGGTCGCAAGCAGCTGCAGAATTTCCAGGGATACCCCTAAAACCACCGCAGTCCTGCCAGATCATTTTCACGACCAACCCGACGATACGACCAGCATTGCGGATCTTCCATGGGATGCATTTTTCATCGATACAACCCTTCAAAAACTCATTGGCAGCGCCATTGAGAAGAATTATGATATGCAGATTGCGTTAAAAAACATCGAAGCCGCCCAGTTGATTTCCGCGCAGGTGCGGCATAACTATCTCCCGCAGGCAAGCCTGCAGATCAGTGCTAACAGCGCCCGGCCCTCGGATAACAGCTTGAATGGTTTAAGCCTCGATAAATTTCTGGGGACGAGCCACATTGAAGATTACGGTGCGGTATTGAACTTGTCGTGGGAGGCGGATATCTGGGGCAAAATCAGAAACCAGCAGAAGGCTGCGCTGGCGGGTTATCTGCAGAGCAAAGAGGCCCGGAATGCGGTGCAGACGTACATTGTATCTTCGGTCACCAAAGGATTTTATAACCTGCTGATGCTGGATGCCCAACTGTCGATAGCCCGAAAAAACGTAACGCTAAATGATAGTACACTGGAAATGATCACTTTGCAATTCAATGCAGGCCAGGTAAGTTCGCTGGCGGTTCAGCAGGCGCAGGCACAGCAGCAGCTCGCCACACAGCTGATCCCACAGTTTGAGCAGGCTATCCATATCCAGGAAAATGCTTTGAAAATACTCGCAGGAGAATTGCCTGGGCGTATCGACCGGTACCAAGCATTTGATCAACTGGCGCTTCCCGAAAAACTATCAGCCGGGATTCCGTCCCAAATGATCAGTCGGCGGCCTGATGTAAAAAGCCGCGAGCTCGAACTGGTTACCGCCAGCGCCAACATTGGCATCACCAAAGCAAATATGTACCCGGCGCTGAGAATTACGGCAAGTGGTGGCGTTAACTCCTTTTTGGCAAGTAACTGGTTCAATATTCCTGCGTCATTGTTCGGTGTAATTGCGGGCGGTGTGGTTCAGCCGGTTTTTCAGCAAAAAAGACTACGAACACAATATGAAGTCGCGCAGGTAGAGCAGCGGCGGGCTGTCGCCGAATTCAGAAAGTCTGTTTTGGATGCCATTGGAGAAACATCCGACGCATTGGTCAGGATTGATAAGTTAAAGGAGCAGGAAAACATTGCGCAGCTTCGGTCGCAAAACCTTCGGCAGGCCACTCAAAATGCCCGGATGCTTTTTCAAAACGGTATGGCCACTTATCTCGAAGTCATTACCGCCCAGGGCAATGTGCTTCAAAGTGAGCTTTCATTGACAAGCATCAAAAGGGACCAATTTCACGCCGTTACAGATTTGTATACTGCGCTCGGCGGTGGCTGGAAATAA
- a CDS encoding cytochrome C, which produces MEDQSTVIIFIDDDEKPIGAFASPVNFELDTRKIADGKHVLKIVSKDPTGKEGIRMIPFEVRNGPAIAIEGMQENAVVDGIVPMMINAYGKGDQKKFLITGSESPQSIPALFWILLICFTGWSLYYLITYLSLSGD; this is translated from the coding sequence ATGGAAGATCAAAGCACAGTGATTATTTTTATAGATGATGATGAAAAGCCAATCGGAGCGTTCGCTTCTCCCGTGAATTTTGAATTGGACACACGAAAAATCGCTGACGGTAAGCATGTTCTGAAAATCGTCAGCAAAGATCCGACTGGTAAGGAAGGGATCAGGATGATTCCATTTGAGGTAAGAAACGGACCGGCCATTGCCATAGAAGGAATGCAAGAAAATGCGGTTGTTGACGGTATTGTACCGATGATGATCAATGCCTACGGAAAAGGCGACCAAAAGAAGTTTCTAATCACGGGCAGTGAGTCACCTCAAAGCATTCCCGCCTTGTTCTGGATACTGCTTATTTGTTTTACGGGCTGGTCATTGTACTATCTGATCACTTACCTGTCGCTAAGTGGCGATTAG
- a CDS encoding sigma-54 interaction domain-containing protein → MKHPDKDSGTMLVSFCNDIAKITTRAELTTVVGDGLRKLGIDKYLLSEVSDDHAAGATDELPGIPLRFGTRNIGVLYTERNSVDAELLQAITSQISTALACIIANEETEKQSAQIENLKKELLESRSWPDKTSEAASNDSQIIGTSESMQKVLRLVSQVSKTQSTVLLLGETGTGKEVIAKAIHQNSWRKDEVMVTVNCAALPASLIESELFGHEKGSFTGAAERRIGKWELAHNGTLFLDEIGDMPLDLQVKLLRALQEKEIERVGGRTPIKTDVRVIAATNKDLQNEVNHGNFRSDLFFRLNIFPITIPPLRERGQDIAALALHFAEKYAKRSGRKISGISSRVLKKLSSYRWPGNVRELENLMERSVLLSSKPIINQLHLPVGEENIASVLENTRVKTMDEVDREHIMRVLKSCKGKVAGSGGAAEALKMPPTTLHSMIKRLGIRKQYPK, encoded by the coding sequence GTGAAACATCCTGACAAAGACAGCGGCACAATGCTCGTCAGCTTTTGTAATGATATTGCAAAAATCACCACTCGGGCTGAGTTAACAACGGTTGTCGGTGACGGGCTAAGAAAGCTCGGCATCGATAAGTACTTGCTTTCCGAGGTTAGTGATGACCATGCTGCAGGGGCGACAGACGAATTACCGGGCATTCCACTTCGGTTTGGAACCAGGAATATCGGTGTTTTGTACACGGAACGTAATAGCGTTGATGCAGAACTCCTGCAAGCCATCACATCACAGATTAGCACTGCACTTGCCTGTATCATTGCAAACGAAGAGACTGAAAAGCAGTCCGCGCAAATCGAAAACTTGAAAAAGGAACTGCTTGAAAGCCGTTCCTGGCCGGATAAAACGTCAGAAGCCGCTAGCAATGATTCACAGATCATCGGTACAAGTGAGTCCATGCAAAAGGTGCTTAGGCTGGTGTCCCAGGTGTCAAAAACACAAAGCACAGTTCTGCTGCTCGGAGAGACCGGTACAGGTAAGGAAGTGATAGCGAAAGCCATCCACCAAAATTCATGGAGGAAGGATGAGGTAATGGTAACCGTAAACTGTGCCGCGCTCCCAGCGAGTTTAATTGAAAGTGAGTTGTTTGGCCATGAAAAAGGGAGTTTTACCGGCGCAGCAGAACGCCGGATCGGCAAATGGGAGCTTGCCCATAACGGGACTTTGTTCCTCGACGAAATCGGGGATATGCCCCTGGATTTGCAGGTGAAATTACTCCGGGCCCTGCAGGAAAAAGAGATTGAAAGGGTTGGCGGCAGAACCCCGATCAAAACGGATGTGCGTGTGATCGCAGCGACCAATAAAGATCTCCAGAATGAAGTCAACCATGGTAATTTTCGAAGTGACCTCTTTTTCAGGCTGAATATTTTTCCTATTACGATACCGCCCTTGCGGGAAAGAGGACAGGACATCGCTGCCCTGGCGCTCCATTTTGCAGAAAAATATGCAAAAAGAAGCGGCCGGAAAATCTCCGGCATTTCCAGTCGCGTCCTTAAGAAGCTTTCATCGTATCGTTGGCCTGGCAATGTGCGGGAGCTCGAAAATCTGATGGAAAGAAGCGTATTATTATCATCAAAGCCCATCATTAACCAGCTGCATCTGCCTGTGGGTGAGGAAAATATAGCGTCTGTTCTGGAAAACACCAGGGTCAAAACAATGGACGAAGTAGACAGGGAGCATATCATGCGCGTTCTCAAATCATGTAAAGGGAAAGTGGCCGGTTCGGGCGGAGCAGCAGAAGCATTAAAGATGCCTCCCACCACATTACACTCGATGATCAAAAGGCTTGGAATAAGAAAACAGTATCCCAAATAA